In one Dreissena polymorpha isolate Duluth1 chromosome 7, UMN_Dpol_1.0, whole genome shotgun sequence genomic region, the following are encoded:
- the LOC127839038 gene encoding cap-specific mRNA (nucleoside-2'-O-)-methyltransferase 2-like, with protein sequence MDSKTKLHLKKRKRESQDTKSKLSLLVQSSIELLFRKQMTYTIEVNNLDGGYENRCLPTVGVSLQEQWTVQKFMDLKQELNNLKTSLNDKDMLTWHAHTRAVNLACKIAPEIRNRLRPELCTQAWCKFYEIASQFLKIQKDAPLFTVHLCEAPGAFVTSLNQYLVTIGYNFDWQWFATTLNPYHEGNNIGQMIDEDRFIRTTFDNWYFGEDQTGNLMNQENMEGLKNRLADVHVDLVTADGSIDCQFDPAEQESVVSRLQHCEVITAMHILGDGGMLVVKMFTLFECTSICLMYLLYRTFEKVSVFKPCTSKGGNSEVYVIGTTYKGRQYCQEVLSTITPWYFGKEDPVGCLFPQSSIPAEFLDKHSEIVEYFTQAQMATIQRNLDLYLGSSEVINEKSRSKLDLEQSYCAECFFSLYDIKPMQPHYRIMRLPKKFGGAAKRQQFGDKVKLEGKFLGSFHERQHLSALPWKQKLVTMETYEENVEVEDNSLWIHSMQGELTDDEVSSYSPLVGQPVTQIHSSKFCKGFFLATARQIVDNTQDMTVYQGVGEGFDAMVTTKLILAVNASLCYLSNTDRYETQPDSNPAFVSPKDDIVCNSNMDTCDNRTDADEKIVCQDEINSRSNETEIGTNLVQSDYGDSFVENQSNSEEVNEMDGKCEGQSCFQGQTDNQGQIGPQGENGGKSQDNKSEIERKVNYNEKRTGLEEIGINCVDISVEKSENMNRDDEEKEKLNYGNETKVFVENPFKATYQAIGDTEYTCKVLQGIAIETETGTPSHHVHLYPAYSGGVDSGFEIRDQCQLYRVVQHILANTIVGESVVIETGLCLTRFSAGLVYILYRSFKEIGFVHCHGQLLRRHLVLMHYRGCPISCQQYLREIGHMIHPDQSDTLLEIIPMLSLLQDADFTRFLETANINLLQSFITSVVNKERQLQLLQT encoded by the exons ATGGATTCAAAAACAAAGCTTCATTTAAAGAAGAGAAAAAGGGAAAGCCAAGATACAAAATCAAAACTGTCATTACTTGTTCAATCATCAATAGAACTTCTGTTTAGGAAACAAATGACTTACACCATTGAAGTAAATAATTTGGATGGTGGGTACGAAAACCGATGTCTACCTACAGTTGGTGTCAGTCTTCAAGAACAATGGACAGTTCAGAAATTTATGGACTTAAAACAAGAACTGAACAATTTAAAAACGAGCTTGAATGACAAAGACATGTTGACCTGGCATGCTCACACAAGAGCTGTTAACTTAGCCTGCAAAATAGCGCCAGAGATTCGGAATCGCTTACGACCGGAATTGTGTACACAGGCTTGGTGTAAATTCTATGAAATTGCATCCCAATTCCTCAAAATTCAGAAAGATGCTCCATTGTTTACTGTACATTTATGCGAAGCACCAGGGGCTTTTGTGACAAGTCTTAATCAGTACCTTGTGACCATTG GATATAACTTTGATTGGCAGTGGTTTGCTACGACATTAAATCCTTACCATGAAGGAAACAACATAGGACAGATGATTGACGAAGACCGTTTCATCCGTACCACTTTTGACAATTGGTATTTTGGTGAGGATCAGACAGGAAATCTTATGAACCAAGAAAACATGGAGGGACTAAAAAATAGACTGGCAGATGTCCATGTTGATTTG GTTACCGCCGATGGAAGTATAGACTGCCAGTTTGACCCTGCTGAACAAGAGAGCGTGGTGTCTAGACTGCAGCACTGTGAGGTCATCACGGCCATGCATATCTTGGGGGATGGCGGCATGCTGGTCGTTAAAATGTTCACCTTGTTTGAGTGTACGTCCATCTGTCTGATGTATCTTCTGTACAGAACTTTTGAAAAG GTCTCTGTGTTCAAACCATGTACCAGCAAGGGGGGTAACTCTGAGGTATATGTAATTGGTACTACATACAAAGGGAGACAATACTGTCAAGAAGTGCTGTCCACAATAACACCATGGTACTTTG GTAAAGAGGATCCAGTAGGCTGTCTGTTTCCCCAGTCATCCATCCCTGCAGAATTCTTGGACAAGCATTCTGAAATCGTGGAGTATTTCACTCAGGCACAGATGGCCACCATACagcgtaaccttgacctttacctggggtcatctgaggtcataaACGAGAAGTCAAGGTCAAAGCTTGACCTCGAACAGAGCTACTGTGCTGAGTGTTTCTTCAGCCTCTATGATATCAAGCCTATGCAACCTCATTACAGAATTATGAGACTTCCCAAG AAGTTTGGAGGAGCAGCAAAGAGACAACAGTTTGGTGACAAAGTAAAGTTGGAAGGAAAGTTTTTGGGGAGTTTTCATGAAAGACAACATTTGTCAGCGTTACCGTGGAAACAGAAGCTGGTTACCATGGAAACCTACGAAGAAAATGTGGAAGTAGAGGACAACTCATTGTGGATACAT AGCATGCAAGGGGAACTGACTGATGACGAGGTCTCCAGCTATAGTCCACTTGTAGGGCAGCCTGTGACCCAGATCCACAGTTCCAAGTTCTGTAAAGGATTTTTCCTGGCCACAGCTCGACAGATTGTTGACAACACTCAG GATATGACAGTGTACCAAGGTGTTGGTGAGGGATTCGATGCCATGGTGACAACCAAACTTATTTTGGCAGTGAATGCTTCCCTTTGTTACCTTAGCAACACTGACAGATATGAGACACAACCAGACAGTAATCCCGCATTTGTTTCTCCAAAAGATGATATTGTCTGCAATTCCAACATGGACACTTGCGACAATCGAACCGATGCAGATGAGAAAATAGTTTGCCAAGACGAAATCAATAGCAGAAGTAATGAAACTGAAATTGGAACAAATTTAGTGCAATCAGATTATGGTGACAGTTTTGTTGAAAATCAAAGTAATTCTGAAGAGGTGAATGAAATGGATGGCAAATGTGAAGGTCAAAGTTGTTTTCAAGGTCAAACTGATAATCAAGGTCAGATTGGTCCTCAAGGTGAGAATGGTGGCAAAAGTCAGGATAATAAATCAGAAATTGAGCGCAAGGTTAATTATAATGAAAAACGTACAGGACTTGAAGAAATTGGGATTAACTGTGTTGACATTTCTGTTGAAAAATCTGAGAATATGAACAGGGACGATGAAGAAAAGGAGAAGTTGAACTATGGGAATGAGACGAAGGTTTTTGTAGAAAACCCCTTTAAAGCTACATATCAGGCCATAGGGGACACAGAATATACCTGTAAGGTGCTACAGGGGATTGCAATAGAG ACTGAGACAGGAACTCCCAGCCATCATGTTCATCTCTACCCTGCCTATAGTGGTGGTGTTGACAGCGGATTTGAGATTCGAGATCAGTGCCAACTGTACAGAGTTGTCCAGCACATACTAGCG AACACCATAGTtggggaaagtgttgtcatagaaACTGGACTGTGCCTCACACGCTTCTCTGCAGGACTGGTTTACATCCTCTACAGATCTTTCAAAGAG ATCGGGTTTGTTCATTGCCACGGACAACTGCTGAGGCGCCATCTGGTTTTAATGCACTACAGGGGCTGTCCAATCAGCTGCCAGCAATATCTCAGGGAGATTGGTCACATGATCCATCCTGACCAATCAGATACTTTGTTAGAAATCATCCCAATGCTGAGTCTCCTGCAAG ATGCTGACTTCACAAGGTTTCTGGAAACTGCAAACATCAACCTCTTGCAGTCATTTATAACGTCTGTGGTgaataaagagagacaactccaGCTCTTACAGACATGA